The DNA window GGGACGATGCTTCCGGTGCGGGAACTCACCGACATCGCCCGCGATGCGGGTGCGCTCGTTCTCGTGGATGCCGTGCAGTGTCCCGGCCAGATGGCGCTCGACGTGACCGAATGGGACGCCGATTTCGTCGCCGGTGCCGGTCACAAGTGGTTGTTGGGGCCGTTCGGTGCCGGATTCGTCTCCGTCCGTTCGGGGGCCGAACGTCACCTGAACCCGGCCCACATCGGCTATCGGAGCGTCGAGGACGCGAACGCCGAGGCGTACACCTACGAACCCGGCGCGCACCGACTCGAAGTGGGGACCGTTTCGCCCGCACCGTACGCCGGACTCGGGGAGGCAATCGACGTCATCGAGGAAGTCGGGTACGATACCATCGAGAGCCGAATCCGGGAACTAACCGACCGACTGAAAGAGGGCCTCGTCGCGTCCGACGACGCGCGATTGCTGAGTCCCCGCGAGTACGAGTCCGGCCTCGTGACCTTCGAAGTGGACGACCCGGACGCGTTCGTCGAACGACTCGCTGGCGAGGGGATTCGCATCCGCTCGCTGCCGTATCCGAACAACTCCGTCCGCGCCTCCGTCCACGTGTTCAACACGGCGGACGACATCGACGCGCTGTTGGAGCACGTCTGAGCGCCGAGCTACGGTCCCTCCTCTCCTCGAATCGGGCCGACCGTACCCCATACGTTCATTGTGTCAGAGGTTGTCATGGAATGCGTCCGTCGGACCGAGGAGTTCGGTGTCAGCCGACGGTGGGGGAAGAAGGATGTCTCACGACACGCAACGAAAGGGATACGTTATCGCCGTCGACGGGATAACCGACGTGGACCGATTCATGGACGAGTACCTCCCCGCTACCGGGGAGACGATTGCGGACCACGATGGCGAGGTACTCGTCGGCTCGACTGATATCGACGTGATAGAAGGCGACTGGGACCACTCTTTGACCGTCGTCCTCGAATTCCCGTCCGTCGAAGCCGCCGAGGAGTGGTACAACGACGATTCCTATCAGGAACTCAGGCAGGTTCGCCACGAGACCTGCGAGTACACCGATTTGATAATCACCGCCTCGTTCTCGCCCGACGACTTCGACTGAGGAGGTACGCAGCAAGCACTTTTCGAGACGGACCGAGGAGTTCGACTCGCCCGATCAAATCGCCGTGCCCGGCCGATACTCGCCGAACACGTCCCGGAGCACGTTACAGATTTCACCCACCGTCGCGTAGGCCTTCACCGCGTCCACGATGTACGGCATGAGGTTGTCGTTCCCCTCCGCGGCCTCGCGGAGCGCGGTCAGCGTCTCCTCGACTTCCCCGTCGTCCCGTTCCTCACGGACCTCGTTCAGGCGGTCTATCTGTCGGCGTTCGTCCTCCTCCGTGACCTCCTGGATGTCCATCTCGGGTTCCTCGTCCACCTCGAACTCGTTGACGCCGACGATGGTCCGCTCGCCGGACTCTATCTCCTGTTGGCGGTCGTAGGCCACGTCCTGAATCTGGCGCTGGACCCACTGGCTCTCGATGGCCGAGCGCATCCCGCCCTTCTCGTCGATGGTGTCGAGCAGGTCGAACGCCTCTTCTTCCAAGTCGTCCGTGAGCGCCTCGACGTAGTAACTCCCGGCCAGCGGGTCGATGGTGTCCGCCACGCCGCTCTCGTGGGCCAGAATCTGCTGGGTGCGGAGCGCGGTCCGTACGCTCTCTTCCGTCGGCAGCGCCAGCGCCTCGTCCTTGCCGTTCGTGTGCAGGCTCTGGGTCCCGCCGAGAACCGCCGCCAGCGCTTGGTACGCCACGCGGACGACGTTGTTCTCTATCTGTTGGGCGGCGAGCGTCGACCCCGCCGTCTGGGTGTGGAACTTGAGCTGTTTCGATTTGGGGTTCTCCGCGCCGAAGCGTTCCTCCATGATGGTCGACCACATCCGCCGCGCGGCGCGGAACTTCGACACCTCCTCCAGAATGTCGTTGTGCGCGTTGAAGAAGAACGAGAGTTGCGGCGCGAACTCGTCCACGTCCAATCCCGCGTCGAGCGCGGCCTCGACGTACTCGATACCGTTGCCGAGCGTGAACGCGAGTTCCTGTGCCGCCGTCGCGCCCGCCTCGCGGACGTGATAGCCGGAAATCGAGATGGTGTTGAACTTCGGCACCTCCTCGGCGCAGAACTCGAAGATGTCCGTGATGATGCGCATCGACGGTTCGGGCGGGAAGATGTACGTGTTCCGCGCGATGTACTCCTTGAGCAGGTCGTTCTGAATCGTTCCGCGGAGCTGTTCGCGGGAGACGCCCTGCCGGTCGCCCACCGCGATGTACATCGCCAACAGCACCGACGCGGGCGCGTTGATGGTCATCGACGTGCTCACCTCGTCCAGCGGAATCCCGTCGAACAGCGTCTCCATGTCCGCGAGCGAGTCGATTGCGACGCCCGACTTCCCGACTTCCCCCGCCGACATCGCGGCGTCGGAGGTGTAGCCCATCTGCGTCGGCAGGTCGAACGCCACCGACAGCCCCGTCTGGCCGTTGTCGATGAGGTAGTGATACCGCTCGTTGGTCTCCTCGGCCGTCCCGAACCCGGCGTACTGGCGCATCGTCCACAGTCGCCCGCGGTACATCGTCGGGTAGACGCCGCGGGTGTAGGGGTCCTCGCCCGGATAGCCGAGGTCCTCCTCGTAGTCCGTGTCGGCGACGTCGTTCGGCGTGTAGAGGCGCTCTACCGTCTGTCCGTCCGTGTCGGTCGTGAACTCCTCCTTTCGCTCGCCGAACCGCTCCAGCGTCGGGTCGAGCGTCTCCGCTTCCCACTCGTCTTTCCCCCGGCGGATTTCGTCGAGGTCGTCCGCGTCAAACATTGCCTGAACTGTTGTCGGCGATTCGTCTTAAGGATTGACGGACGACTTCGAGGGCGACAGAAGAATGTAGTCGTTCGATACGTGTAGACGTCCGTTTCGATGGCGACGAGAAGACGGTAAGACAAGTAAAGTCCTGAAAGCCCTTGTCAGTGTACGGCACGACAGATTGTCAGTGTACGGCACGACAGAGAATCAGAGGCACGCGAATCTGGACAAACTACGTCGGCGCGTGCGTCAACGGGCCTGAGGCCATTGCGGCCGAAGGTCCGTTGAGTACCATGCGAGGGATGACTGAGCGGATGCGAAGGAATCGGCTGGGGAGGATGTGGCCGTCGCGGTGCCGTGCTGGGTGGGATTGAAAGGGGCCGTCCGGTCGCGTTTGCTGTGGTCGTCTCGGTGACCCCTATCGCGGACCGAGCGGTGCGGAGAGGTCCGCGATATGTCGGCGAGCGACCGCGACCGGACGGGGGCTTTCGAAAACTGCTTCTCACGGACGTCAATCACCGTTCCATCAAAAACGACACGCGACGACCGGGCGGGGGCTTTCGGAGTTTACTCTACGCCGTCATTTTTGAAATCCGACGGAAAAATCCCTGTTTGTAGACGTGGGAGAGAACCTGATGGTGAAAAATCTACGTTTAGTGGTCGTCTTCGCGCCACTTGTGTTCGCACTCGGTACAGACGAAAAAGCGGGTCTCGCTCTCGTCGGCCGAGCGAATCTGCTGGAGGTACCAGTAGGCCTGGTCGTTGTCGCAGTTGGGACACTGCACCTCGGTCGTCGGGAGGCCGTTGCTGCCGCCGCCGCTCTCGATGATTTCGCTCGCCTCTTGGTCCTCGGTGATGACGTACTCCGAGGCGTCGCCCCGCGGAGTCTCGTGGCCGCAGCTACCACAGACCCAGAACCCGTCGTTTGCTTTCATCATGGAACCGCACTCGTCACAGAACTCCATTGTTGTCCCGGACTAACAAACGCGGCCATTTAAGTAGCGTGCTTTCCGCGCTTTTTTCGCTTATCCCTCCCCCTCCGACTGGTACGGTTCGCCGACCGCTTCGCGCGGGAGAACGTTGTTGACCTCCGTTTCGAGGTCGCGCGCGGACTCGTACTCCTCTTGGTCGGTCTGGGCGATGAGGCCGCCGAGGTTCTCCTCGCCCTCGGCGAGGACGAGCGTCGTCTCGTCCAACTCGATGGCCGCGTCCTCCCGCAGAATGGGATAGGAGAGTTCTCGAAGCACCGACTCGACCCGATTGTATTTGACTCTTTGTGCCATGGTAGCACAGACGCCGCGGTCGTGCTTAGGTGTTATCGCGTTCCTTCTCGAACCGCCGGTACCGCTCCCCTCGCCCCCGCGATTGCTGCCACGACGACCGCCATCACAACTGTCTTCACCGTGCAGTCGGTATTTCGACTCGAATGTTCAGTGTGGACAGGCGAGTGCTAGCTTTGGCGATTGCACGGATGGCCGACTCGGCTGGCAATTCGTTTCTCATCATCGTTCTCCCGCTCTACATTACCAGCGGCGTGATAACCGGGAATTCTTTCGGACTCACCGCGACGGCCATCACCGGCATCGTCCTCTCCCTGTTCGGTTTCTTGAACAGCTTCACGCAACCGTTCGCGGGATACCTCTCGGACAAATCCGAGCGGCGGAAAGTGTTCATCCTGCTCGGACTGGGAATTCTGGCGGTGACGAACTTCTCCTTCTCCTTGGCCAGTAGCTACCCCGCGCTCGTCGCCATTCGCGCCGTTCAGGGTATCGGCGTGGCCTTCACCATCCCGTGCACCATCGCGCTCGTCAACGACCTCGCGTCGGACGAGAACCGCGGCGGAAACATGGGCGTGTTCAACACGTTCCGACTGCTCGGATTCGGTGCCGGGCCGATAGCGGCCGGTGCGCTGGTTCACAACGGTCCCTACACCGTGGCTGGCATCCACATGACCGGCTTCGAATCCGCCTTCTACATCGCCTCCTTGGGGGCGCTCATCAGCTTCGCGCTCGTCACGCTGCTCGTGAGCGACCCCGAACAGGCCGATGCCGAGGCGGCCGACGACTTCTCCATCACGATTCTCGGCTCGCGCGGCGGTCTCGACCCAATCTTCACGCTGGCGCTCGCCTCGCTGTTCATGGCCATCAGCATCGCGTTGATTTCGACGCTGGAGACGACCATCAACCGGCGACTCGGACAGAACGAACTGTGGTTCGGCATCGAGTTCGCGGCGTTCGTCCTCGCACAGGTCGCCCTCCAGACGCCCATCGGCCGTGCGACGGACCGCTACGGCCGAAAACAGTTCATCGTCGCCGGACTCGTCCTGCTCATCCCCGCCACGGTGGTCCAGGGCTTCGTCGGAACGCCGGTGGAGATGCTGATCGCTCGACTCGTCCAGGGCGTCGCCGGTGCGCTCGTGTTCGCCCCCGCGCTGGCGCTCGCGGGCGACATCGCACGAAAGGGTCAGTCAGGGACGCAACTCTCCCTGCTCACCATGGCGTTCGGTCTCGGCACCGCCATCGGGCCGCTCTCCTCGGGATTCCTCGTCAAGTTCGGCTTCCAAGTGCCGTTCGAAGTCGGCGGCGTCCTCGCGGCGCTCGGGGCCGCCCTCGTCTACACGCAGGTCGAAGAGACGGTTACGAAACCCCCGGACGCCCGTCCGACGCCACAGGATTGAAAACGCTCTTTCCTCAGTCGAAGTTCGGGTCCCTGTCCTCGACGAACGCCGCCATCCCCTCCCGCTGGTCGTGCGTGCCGAACAGCGAACTCCACAGCCGACGCTCGTAGCGCAGTCCCGCCGACTGGGTTCCTTCCTGTACCTGATTCAGCGCCTCCTTCGCGGCTTGCAGGGCGAACGCCGGGCGTTCCGCGAGGTCGGTCGCCATCTCCTCTACGTGGTCGTCGAGTTCGTCGGGAGCGACGACTTCGCCTATCAGTCCCATCTCGTGGGCGTCCTGGGCGTCGATGCGCTCGCCGAAGAAGATGAGCCGACGGGCGAGCTCGTCGCCGACCAACCGCGAGAGGCGCTGCGTGCCGCCCCATCCGGGGATGATGCCGAGGTCGATTTCGGTCTGACCGATGACGGCGTTCGAACTCGCCACCCGGAGGTCACACGCCAGCGCGAGTTCACACCCGCCCCCGAACGTGTAGCCGTTGATGGCGGCGATGACGGGCGCGGGAAACGCTTCGAGCGAGTCGGCGACGTCGTGGCCCAACTCCGCGTACTCCTGTGCGTCGGTCACGGAGAGGTCCTGCATGTAGCTGATGTCGGCTCCGGCGATGAACGCCTTCTCGCCCGCCCCCGTGAGGACGAGCGCGCGGGCACCGTCCGCCTCCGCTTCGTCGATGGCCTCGCGGAGCGCGTGGAGCGTTTCGACGTTCAACGCGTTGAGTCGGTCGGGGCGGTCGACCGTGAGCGTCGCAACGTCGTCCGAAAACTCGTATCGTACCGTGTCCCATTCGGGCATGCGTGGGATGTCTCGGGGTATTCGGTTAATCGTTGCGGACGGGCGGGTGACGGCGACGGGCCCGCGCTCACCCCGTGATTCCTCGTGTCGCTTCGGAACTGGGAAATAACCCCCCGTCATAATCACGCGACAATGACGTTGTCCGAGGAGGCCCGCGACCGTCTCGCCGATTTGGTCGAACTCCAACCGACGAAAAACAGCGAACTGCAGGACCGCTGGGGGTTGGAGAGCGGGAGCGAAGTGCACCAGTATCTCGAAAGCGAACTGAAGGAGTACTACTACCGCGACGAGAACAGCTACATCCGCGCGACGACGGAAGCCAACGACCTCGTGGACGTAGAGCCCGGCATGGTCGCCGACGACGAAGACGATGCGCCGAGCGTCGTCCGCGTCCCGACCCTCCAGCGACAGGTGTTCGACGTCGTTCCCGACCCGGACGACCGGTCGGCGAGCGTCGTCTCCGTCCTGCACAGCGTCCGCGACGAGTTCGATATCGACCCCGACGTGGACGACGTGCGCGCCGCGCTCCAGAGTCTGAAACGAAAGGGCGTCGTCGAGGTCGTCTACCGGACCGTCCCGACCTTCAAACTCGCCGTCGCCCGCGACGACATCACGGTCGAAGAGTCCGGGTGAATCACTCGGCGTCCGACGCCGACTGCCCCGGACGATAGCGTTCCCGACGCGATTCGAGCAGTCGTTTGCTGGCGTTCCCCGGCCCGCCCTCGATGGGCCATCCTTTCTGCCGCCACGCCGGGGGTTCGGGTTCGAACGCCGAGCACCGCCCGGAACACTCCCGCGCGGTCTGGTGGCAGGATTTCGCGTCACAGTAGGGCAGTACCAACGCCTCCTCCCGCCGCAGTTCGAAGTGCCGACAGTCCGGACGCATCGTCCGAGTGTACGTGCGCCATCCCCGTTCGTACGCCCGTTCCGCGATTTCGAGCCGCTTTTTTGCTTTCTCCTCGGGCGGGACGTACTCGAACCGGGCGGCCGACTGGTCGTACTTCCCGCCGCTTGGTCGTTCGAGGATTCGCGTCCCCGGCGCGTCCACGTCGAGCGTTCGGGGGTACCACGCCACTGCGGCGTCGTGCCCGTCGAACGTCAGAATCCCCGCCT is part of the Haladaptatus paucihalophilus DX253 genome and encodes:
- a CDS encoding transcription factor S — protein: MEFCDECGSMMKANDGFWVCGSCGHETPRGDASEYVITEDQEASEIIESGGGSNGLPTTEVQCPNCDNDQAYWYLQQIRSADESETRFFVCTECEHKWREDDH
- a CDS encoding DUF1330 domain-containing protein, translating into MSHDTQRKGYVIAVDGITDVDRFMDEYLPATGETIADHDGEVLVGSTDIDVIEGDWDHSLTVVLEFPSVEAAEEWYNDDSYQELRQVRHETCEYTDLIITASFSPDDFD
- a CDS encoding aminotransferase class V-fold PLP-dependent enzyme; this translates as MEPTALRADIPALERTTYMNTGASGPSPTRVVEANESCLERHEYETPADEGMYPFTFDVLDRTRKTVADHLGATAEEIALTQSTTDGINRIAAALDWESGDRVVRTDLEHSSGILPWKRLERQGVETDVLSSEDGRLDLDAVKDAVTDAKLVCFSALTWTHGTMLPVRELTDIARDAGALVLVDAVQCPGQMALDVTEWDADFVAGAGHKWLLGPFGAGFVSVRSGAERHLNPAHIGYRSVEDANAEAYTYEPGAHRLEVGTVSPAPYAGLGEAIDVIEEVGYDTIESRIRELTDRLKEGLVASDDARLLSPREYESGLVTFEVDDPDAFVERLAGEGIRIRSLPYPNNSVRASVHVFNTADDIDALLEHV
- a CDS encoding DUF5797 family protein; translation: MTLSEEARDRLADLVELQPTKNSELQDRWGLESGSEVHQYLESELKEYYYRDENSYIRATTEANDLVDVEPGMVADDEDDAPSVVRVPTLQRQVFDVVPDPDDRSASVVSVLHSVRDEFDIDPDVDDVRAALQSLKRKGVVEVVYRTVPTFKLAVARDDITVEESG
- a CDS encoding DUF5789 family protein, producing the protein MAQRVKYNRVESVLRELSYPILREDAAIELDETTLVLAEGEENLGGLIAQTDQEEYESARDLETEVNNVLPREAVGEPYQSEGEG
- a CDS encoding acyl-CoA mutase large subunit family protein; the encoded protein is MFDADDLDEIRRGKDEWEAETLDPTLERFGERKEEFTTDTDGQTVERLYTPNDVADTDYEEDLGYPGEDPYTRGVYPTMYRGRLWTMRQYAGFGTAEETNERYHYLIDNGQTGLSVAFDLPTQMGYTSDAAMSAGEVGKSGVAIDSLADMETLFDGIPLDEVSTSMTINAPASVLLAMYIAVGDRQGVSREQLRGTIQNDLLKEYIARNTYIFPPEPSMRIITDIFEFCAEEVPKFNTISISGYHVREAGATAAQELAFTLGNGIEYVEAALDAGLDVDEFAPQLSFFFNAHNDILEEVSKFRAARRMWSTIMEERFGAENPKSKQLKFHTQTAGSTLAAQQIENNVVRVAYQALAAVLGGTQSLHTNGKDEALALPTEESVRTALRTQQILAHESGVADTIDPLAGSYYVEALTDDLEEEAFDLLDTIDEKGGMRSAIESQWVQRQIQDVAYDRQQEIESGERTIVGVNEFEVDEEPEMDIQEVTEEDERRQIDRLNEVREERDDGEVEETLTALREAAEGNDNLMPYIVDAVKAYATVGEICNVLRDVFGEYRPGTAI
- a CDS encoding MFS transporter; the protein is MFSVDRRVLALAIARMADSAGNSFLIIVLPLYITSGVITGNSFGLTATAITGIVLSLFGFLNSFTQPFAGYLSDKSERRKVFILLGLGILAVTNFSFSLASSYPALVAIRAVQGIGVAFTIPCTIALVNDLASDENRGGNMGVFNTFRLLGFGAGPIAAGALVHNGPYTVAGIHMTGFESAFYIASLGALISFALVTLLVSDPEQADAEAADDFSITILGSRGGLDPIFTLALASLFMAISIALISTLETTINRRLGQNELWFGIEFAAFVLAQVALQTPIGRATDRYGRKQFIVAGLVLLIPATVVQGFVGTPVEMLIARLVQGVAGALVFAPALALAGDIARKGQSGTQLSLLTMAFGLGTAIGPLSSGFLVKFGFQVPFEVGGVLAALGAALVYTQVEETVTKPPDARPTPQD
- a CDS encoding enoyl-CoA hydratase/isomerase family protein, with protein sequence MPEWDTVRYEFSDDVATLTVDRPDRLNALNVETLHALREAIDEAEADGARALVLTGAGEKAFIAGADISYMQDLSVTDAQEYAELGHDVADSLEAFPAPVIAAINGYTFGGGCELALACDLRVASSNAVIGQTEIDLGIIPGWGGTQRLSRLVGDELARRLIFFGERIDAQDAHEMGLIGEVVAPDELDDHVEEMATDLAERPAFALQAAKEALNQVQEGTQSAGLRYERRLWSSLFGTHDQREGMAAFVEDRDPNFD